Proteins encoded within one genomic window of Macrobrachium nipponense isolate FS-2020 chromosome 9, ASM1510439v2, whole genome shotgun sequence:
- the LOC135218387 gene encoding uncharacterized protein LOC135218387, whose amino-acid sequence MMSWKCQVVLLRWWGLLGLSFVAHALKKHYVIDYGDAMGRATVEVDEKAHLASISPFNSTNPATLMNFRKSITIYVTNTECLVSKLQTKEGDYKQQLAHKLNPSQNRAALYVMGSISPHRVRQLLGEEHYRFCFGKPTLRLSHRRPRLPTHIFSIHPDDASKTPDQDSGDVGTEHQRYKRGAKKNKKDKSSKAQRGKDKKPKKDKKNKKKPKTKSLSTTQQLNIKAPRISFPSAYIPHNLTDTTTVLQGSSDHVVLQEEPYLSPSFIRNGDDGSGFRHYRDFHQESNPGNETRSLGPIRHIISHDISVQGDGDTKILIPETIVKDGQIFYRYDADEGAVDATKGQSKRSHTREGDTMDEGAQFDAPFEYHNDSEDSPTGFLPSHERRISQDEAHFKTDYSMINTPGFSQVHTQAQMGDGIRDASAAVLSDDGSGVHVLGNTDSEGFFVAQAHSIGHPGGRRTSLAHIFGNTHGVLGSAMTNGHGHQSHVQVDMGAHPSSTAHIATHDGSTLLTSSIRATQLGGRAGAQAYGDGASASDAQMEFNPSHPLLGGTGGLTGQGLASATVTKSGSSLLTSISGEAAGGSYLGTAKSSLSHDPGFSSTGENATWEIHEDYGPPDGITHEFGHPNDITHDFGHPDELAGSSHYQDFIHGRHFTDRVPYHTEDMREISSSSHSEGSIDQGHSDHASGGHMIDNIMETVHQPDRQAEIIAYPVSEQSIIDEGGLVGGAGIPPRESEIGQTPLRDRESLTEGRGIATGGSKAGIVGLATYSQGQVGAPPGPGELLNYPVTGSDKYDYNYYEGGYGSEYYTEEYDGEIPQDPRNLPYFDLGAHINGFQPIESNFENFEPMQLGLPGHPVVDPSSLSVDHIDLPVLVSHKYEEPDIQEITPDPPITVHQVQAPTLLPDDTQSSDAIVSHGSQESHEEEYSGDNDFYDHVSLPFPDSPTIAPYISTSQPHILISPHISTTSPTPHTTLPETESTSQHQSYLGEVISEHTGPHHDLPQETHLPFRLPGVISGQQTISSSSFSENDTLIPGIPQEVSRIHSSQFDTQSHTGPQSLPQETIQQHSSQFDTQRRTGPQRLPQETILQHSSQFDTQRRTGPQSLPQETIQQHSSQFDTQRHTRPQSLPQQTIQQQGTGGGMMMMMGIPLDPGNPGSIHYLPGNDGGPDLKVMSVAARQEHSLLSQRQRMFLQPGQKIPGAPGYKVPPGFRGHVILDENLPGTSESRGVAQGFSTHVRASPQSSFSGPIYTSVSGPDASQHISEEGVHVTLSGDDGPSPWRTGSDRSRTSQQVGQTHSAVRSQPISGSAPTSRQPAGGATPRKSWDGRRGGGPTSQKSWGTPSNIQRVGSDGECGYYSMNCQPAFGPNERDQICRPILITIGCCC is encoded by the exons ATGATGTCTTGGAAGTGCCAAGTGGTCCTGTTGCGATGGTGGGGCCTTCTGGGTTTGTCCTTCGTTGCTCACGCGTTGAAAAAG CATTACGTAATCGATTATGGGGATGCGATGGGCCGCGCTACGGTCGAAGTTGACGAGAAGGCCCACCTGGCTTCCATTAGCCCCTTCAACTCTACCAACCCCGCAACTCTAATGAACTTCAGAAAG AGTATTACAATCTACGTGACAAATACAGAATGCCTGGTTTCAAAGTTACAAACAAAAGAGGGCGACTACAAACAACAGCTTGCCCACAAACTAAACCCATCCCAAAACAGGGCCGCACTTTATGTGATGGGATCCATATCTCCTCACCGA GTTagacaattgttaggggaggaaCACTACAGATTTTGCTTTGGCAAACCGACTCTGAGGCTTAGCCACAGACGGCCCAGGTTACCAACCCACATTTTCAGCATCCACCCTGATGATGCTTCAAAGACGCCTGACCAAGATTCTGGAGATGTTGGAACGG AACACCAAAGGTACAAAAGGGGAGCTAAAAAGAATAAGAAGGACAAGTCGTCGAAAGCGCAAAGAGGAAAGGACAAGAAGCCAAAGAAggataaaaagaataagaagaagccCAAGACGAAGTCTTTAAGCACCACTCAGCAACTCAACATTAAAGCACCACGGATTTCATTTCCCTCAGCTTACATACCCCATAACTTGACAG ATACTACTACAGTCCTCCAGGGTTCCAGCGATCATGTTGTTTTGCAAGAAGAGCCATATCTTTCACCTTCATTCATCAGAAATGGTGACGACGGCTCAGGGTTCAGGCATTATCGAGACTTTCACCAAGAATCAAATCCAGGCAACGAGACACGGTCTCTAGGCCCCATCAGGCATATCATAAGCCATGACATCAGTGTTCAAGGTGATGGGGACACCAAGATACTGATACCAGAAACTATCGTCAAGGATGGGCAAATCTTTTATAGGTACGATGCTGATGAAGGAGCAGTAGATGCCACAAAAGGACAGAGCAAGCGGAGTCACACAAGAGAAGGAGATACCATGGACGAGGGAGCTCAGTTTGATGCTCCGTTTGAATATCATAATGATTCTGAAGATTCGCCAACTGGTTTCCTTCCATCTCATGAGAGGCGTATCTCACAGGACGAGGCTCATTTTAAGACGGACTACAGTATGATAAACACACCCGGATTTTCCCAAGTGCATACTCAAGCGCAGATGGGTGATGGGATAAGAGATGCTTCAGCAGCTGTTTTGTCGGATGATGGTTCTGGTGTTCATGTACTGGGGAATACGGATTCGGAAGGATTTTTCGTTGCTCAAGCTCATAGCATAGGACACCCAGGAGGAAGAAGAACAAGTCTGGCACACATATTTGGCAATACTCATGGAGTTTTAGGCTCTGCTATGACAAATGGACATGGACATCAGTCACATGTCCAGGTAGATATGGGTGCACATCCTTCTTCTACCGCTCATATAGCAACACATGATGGCTCAACCTTACTGACATCCAGCATTCGTGCTACCCAGCTCGGAGGTAGGGCAGGAGCGCAAGCATATGGAGACGGAGCATCAGCAAGTGATGCACAAATGGAATTCAACCCATCCCATCCACTTCTAGGTGGGACTGGTGGACTAACAGGCCAGGGTTTGGCTTCAGCTACTGTAACTAAATCTGGGAGTTCACTGTTAACGTCCATTTCAGGTGAAGCTGCTGGAGGATCCTACCTGGGTACAGCAAAGTCTAGTCTCAGCCATGATCCTGGCTTTTCTTCCACAGGAGAAAACGCCACTTGGGAAATTCATGAAGATTATGGGCCCCCAGATGGTATAACTCATGAGTTTGGTCATCCAAATGATATAACTCATGACTTTGGGCATCCAGATGAACTTGCTGGAAGCAGTCATTACCAAGATTTTATTCATGGAAGGCATTTCACTGACCGTGTACCATACCACACTGAGGATATGAGAGAAATAAGCAGTTCATCCCACTCAGAGGGTTCCATTGATCAAGGGCATTCTGACCATGCTTCAGGAGGACACATGATCGACAACATTATGGAAACAGTTCATCAGCCTGACAGGCAAGCTGAAATTATTGCATATCCCGTCAGTGAACAGAGTATAATTGATGAGGGTGGGCTAGTGGGTGGTGCAGGAATACCACCAAGAGAGAGTGAAATAGGGCAAACTCCTCTCAGAGACCGCGAGAGCCTTACAGAGGGTAGAGGTATAGCCACAGGAGGATCAAAGGCTGGCATAGTTGGCTTGGCAACTTATTCCCAAGGCCAAGTTGGTGCCCCTCCAGGTCCAGGGGAGCTCTTAAATTATCCAGTGACAGGTTCTGATAAATATGACTACAACTACTATGAAGGTGGTTATGGTTCAGAATACTATACTGAGGAATATGATGGAGAAATACCTCAAGATCCAAGAAATCTGCCATACTTTGATTTAGGAGCTCACATAAATGGTTTTCAGCCAATTGAATCAAACTTTGAGAACTTTGAGCCAATGCAGCTTGGCTTACCTGGTCATCCAGTGGTTGatccatcatcattatcagtGGATCATATTGACCTGCCAGTACTAGTCTCTCACAAGTATGAAGAACCTGATATCCAAGAAATTACACCAGATCCACCAATAACTGTACACCAGGTGCAGGCCCCTACTCTATTACCAGATGATACACAATCCAGTGATGCAATTGTATCACACGGATCCCAAGAGTCCCATGAAGAAGAGTATAGTGGTGACAATGATTTTTATGATCATGTTTCATTGCCTTTTCCGGATAGTCCAACAATAGCTCCCTATATTTCAACTTCCCAGCCTCACATTCTAATATCTCCTCACATATCAACTACCTCCCCTACACCTCATACAACCTTACCAGAGACAGAGAGCACATCTCAACATCAGTCATATCTGGGAGAGGTTATATCTGAACACACAGGACCCCATCATGATTTACCCCAAGAAACACATCTCCCATTTCGCCTTCCAGGCGTAATCTCAGGACAACAaacaatttcatcttcatctttttCAGAAAATGATACATTAATACCAGGTATTCCTCAAGAAGTGTCCAGAATACATAGTTCGCAATTTGATACACAGAGTCACACAGGGCCACAAAGTCTCCCTCAAGAAACTATCCAGCAACATAGTTCGCAATTTGACACACAGCGTCGCACAGGGCCACAAAGACTCCCTCAAGAAACTATTCTGCAACATAGTTCGCAATTTGACACACAGCGTCGCACAGGGCCACAAAGTCTCCCTCAAGAAACTATTCAGCAACATAGCTCGCAATTTGACACACAGCGTCATACAAGGCCACAAAGTCTCCCCCAACAAACTATTCAGCAACAAGGTACGGGTGGaggcatgatgatgatgatgggcaTACCTCTTGATCCTGGAAACCCAGGAAGCATCCATTATCTCCCTGGCAATGATGGAGGACCAGACTTAAAAGTCATGTCAGTAGCTGCCAGACAAGAGCATTCTCTCTTAAGTCAACGACAAAGAATGTTTTTACAACCAGGGCAAAAGATCCCAGGTGCACCTGGATACAAAGTACCTCCTGGCTTTAGAGGCCATGTGATCCTCGATGAAAATCTTCCTGGCACCTCAGAGTCACGCGGAGTTGCTCAGGGGTTCAGCACGCATGTAAGAGCGTCCCCTCAAAGTTCTTTCTCAGGTCCAATCTACACATCAGTCAGTGGACCAGATGCTTCTCAGCACATCTCTGAAGAGGGTGTACACGTCACCTTAAGTGGAGATGACGGGCCATCGCCTTGGCGAACAGGGAGCGACAGGAGTAGAACATCTCAACAAGTGGGCCAAACACATTCGGCCGTGAGATCCCAGCCGATCTCTGGCTCAGCACCGACGTCACGGCAGCCAGCAGGGGGCGCAACCCCGAGAAAATCTTGGGACGGGAGACGAGGTGGCGGTCCTACATCCCAAAAGTCCTGGGGTACCCCAAGTA